In Desulfonispora thiosulfatigenes DSM 11270, the DNA window CGACTAATAGTAGCGGTGCTTGCACCTGTTTCCGTAGCAATATCTGTATAAGTTCTATCTTTATCTAACATTTTGGCTACTTCTAACCTTTGAGCAATTGACTTTAATTCGCTAATTGTCAAAATATCCTCAAAAAACCGGTGACATTCTTCTGTATTTTCTAATAATAATATTGCTTCTATAAATTTATCAATAAACGGTTCTTTTAAACGATTATTATACATTAGATTCGCTCCTTTATTATTTCTAACTCACACTTTAACATACTAATATTTTACCAATATAATATACATAATTAAAGCTTTAAATC includes these proteins:
- a CDS encoding YerC/YecD family TrpR-related protein — protein: MYNNRLKEPFIDKFIEAILLLENTEECHRFFEDILTISELKSIAQRLEVAKMLDKDRTYTDIATETGASTATISRVKKCLNYGADGYKLILNKVQAEEIHEE